CTTGCCTTATGATCCCAGCAACTTCTTCCATCTTGCATATGctaaaataagcaagaaaagcAATACGCAAGCTGCAGACGTGATCCAAACGAAGGGCCAAAATACTCCATCAATGTGATACAAGTTACAAGGAATGTTCATACCAAATGCACCAGCAATCATAGTTTCAATAGCAATAGCAAATGATGCAATAGTCAACGTCAACTGCAGCTGAATAAGTTCATTTCGGTGGTTATCAAGTTGAATGTTGACATAGTCTTCAGTGTCGTCAATATACTCCCTAACCTGCAAATCAGTAAACATAAAGAAGTAAGACCCTTAACAGTTCTAAAGAACAATAAATTGAAACAGCATTCAAGATTCCAGTCAAATTCTCACAATATTTGGCATTCCAGAAACAATAACCAAAATCAGCTGACATTTCAACAAACACAAATGCTCCCTAAAGCCCAACATCTTGGTCTAAGAAACACAGACTAACTTCCTCGCCCCTCAACATTAACAATATAGACTTTCTACCATTTTGTTataaacaagaaatgaaaatcAACAGTAGGTTACAACCATTTGTTTTTAAATCAACAGGGCAggcaataatatattttgtaaatccAGAATTGCAACAAACTTGGACAAAATACATTACCAGTATCCTACAGAGGGTGagcttaaattaatttattggagCTTGGGAATTCTTAAGGATAAGCTCCTAGTAGTGTTGCATTGAAACAAGCAAACAATTGAGCTTCTCTCCATCCTCAAGACaagagaaaagtaaaataatgcAATATTATATCTCTGGTAAGTATCACAAGTCACAAATAAGTTTATGTGGTTGATTCACGTATGCAAATGAAATATATGAAATTTCTCGTCTTAAAGCACAAGTGTGTGATAAAAATTAGATAGATGATAGAATCCAAGTAGAAAACGACAGTTTCATCCTTCAAAATTTGACAGACACATGATTTGACCAGAGTATGGTTGTTAGAATACTTACAGATAATATTTTGTTACGAGTTCCATCCAACTGCATGAAATATGCATCAAGCAACATCTCCAAGTCCTCCACATTGTTATCATCCTCATAATGGCAGGTCACAAGACTTTCACTTCTGTTAGAACCAAGTCGACGAACAGAACGTGAGGTATTAGGAAAGTTATTTGAGGTTGTGGCACCCAAATGAGCCTCCTCAAATTGTTGATTCTGTAACCACTTCCTCGTCAAATATAGTTGTGCCATATCTTCGTTGTCATCTAACAGATGTTCAATTTCATCTCGCACCTGTGAAAGAGGGTCATACACTTTAAGTATGATATCTCAAAGATGAAGGAATGCATCGTCACATACAAGGTAAAACCGCCTGCAAtaaattttctatatataaaacagTGAACAAAACCCTCTACTTAAGAGCATAAGAAATGACTATTGAACAATGTAACAAAAgaaattcaacaattaaaagAGTTTGGCAAGAGATAGCCTTTCATTCTTTATTCAACAACTGCAGAATTGGATGCAGATTGCTGTCCAATTACATGTTATTTCTCTGAAAAATCCTCAATCATCACAATGCACAataactacaagaatctgttgGCACTTTTATTAGCTTGCACATCCCATGGGCTATTAACTGGTGGCTTGACCAGTCCAACAAACTACATTAATTAAAACGAAATTGGACTTGGTACATCTGTTTTCCCAAAGGTTAATCCTCCTATTCTCAATTTCCAGTTTCCACAGTCATCTATAAGTAACAAAATAACTATCCACATCAACTTAGTTATAGCAACAATCAGAGGAAGAACCACATGGTACTTATGCAAAAACATACCTTCTGCACTCTTGCCAGCAACCGCGTAAGATTACTCTTCAAACTCCTCACATGTTCAAGATTCTTGGTGCTAACATTCCGAGCCAATTCATCCAACACAGGGTAAGCACCTCGCTCAAGGTCCGCCACATTCGAGTCCAGATAAGTACACACAGCCTCCAAAGCAATCTCCAGAACTTGAAACTCAAACGGAAGCTCTGACTGCAAACCATCAGCCGCCTCCGGCATAGGCAACCATTGCCTGCCATTAGAGACCTGCATTTCGCCTTCCTGTTCCTCCACGCCGCCGAGAAGTTTAGGTTGACTTTTCCCAGGAAGCTGTTGCCTGAGTTGCTCAACAAAGGGAAGAACCTCCTGCCGAAGAGGATCAAGCAATAACACTTCTTCAGCAGTCACGATTGCCTTTATAAACTCCAAATTAACCACCATTGCTTTCTCTCTagctgcaattttttttataaaaaaagacacATTATAATTctattctt
This genomic interval from Glycine max cultivar Williams 82 chromosome 5, Glycine_max_v4.0, whole genome shotgun sequence contains the following:
- the LOC100812561 gene encoding magnesium transporter MRS2-4; amino-acid sequence: MGKGPFSFRRSASRRRPKKTAAPPPPPSPPQPPYAAGIATSPDDNNNRLIAAGAGSSALTKAKKKTGGARLWMRFDRSGRSELVELEKNAIIRHAAIPARDLRILGPVFSHSSNILAREKAMVVNLEFIKAIVTAEEVLLLDPLRQEVLPFVEQLRQQLPGKSQPKLLGGVEEQEGEMQVSNGRQWLPMPEAADGLQSELPFEFQVLEIALEAVCTYLDSNVADLERGAYPVLDELARNVSTKNLEHVRSLKSNLTRLLARVQKVRDEIEHLLDDNEDMAQLYLTRKWLQNQQFEEAHLGATTSNNFPNTSRSVRRLGSNRSESLVTCHYEDDNNVEDLEMLLDAYFMQLDGTRNKILSVREYIDDTEDYVNIQLDNHRNELIQLQLTLTIASFAIAIETMIAGAFGMNIPCNLYHIDGVFWPFVWITSAACVLLFLLILAYARWKKLLGS